In Thauera sp. JM12B12, one DNA window encodes the following:
- a CDS encoding ISL3 family transposase, with protein MSHQIEALFTTALGLQPPWHVAKVELNTGKRRIDFEVEHTGKRAACPACGVEHQLIHDRVRRSWRHLDFFQFEAWLHAEVPRVQCTGCGKTTQLPVPWAREGSGFTLLFEALGLSLCRALPVRQAANQMRVAAKRLWRRVRHYVEVARAKDDMSGVRHVGIDETSVKRGHQYITVVHDLAAKRLLFACPGRDHQTLAAFADDLRAHGGDPATIEHACIDMSAAYAKGIGQSLPNAQISYDRFHVVALANAAMDEVRREEMRSSAAAVREAVGAHSKKTLRQLLWGMRKDAASWTRAQFEAMHWLQRSNLKSARAWRLKQALRLVYSEARDSNSEAVALGALTKWMSWARRSRLEPFKRLAATLKEHLGGVVRGMLDARSNDYVEAMNGLLQQAKTAARGFRDPENFIAIAYLRMSKLEHLPNNPLVPAIPRQGNRTDFAYANAITR; from the coding sequence ATGAGCCACCAGATCGAAGCCCTCTTCACCACCGCACTCGGCCTGCAGCCGCCCTGGCACGTTGCCAAGGTCGAGCTCAACACCGGCAAGCGGCGCATCGACTTCGAGGTCGAGCACACCGGCAAGCGTGCGGCCTGCCCGGCGTGTGGAGTCGAGCATCAGTTGATCCATGACCGGGTACGCCGTAGCTGGCGGCACCTGGACTTCTTCCAGTTCGAAGCGTGGTTGCATGCCGAGGTGCCGCGCGTGCAGTGCACGGGCTGCGGCAAGACCACGCAGTTGCCGGTGCCATGGGCGCGCGAGGGGAGCGGCTTCACCTTGCTGTTCGAAGCGCTGGGCTTGTCGCTGTGCCGGGCGCTGCCGGTACGCCAGGCCGCCAATCAGATGCGGGTGGCGGCCAAGCGTTTGTGGCGGCGTGTGCGCCACTACGTCGAGGTGGCGCGCGCCAAGGACGACATGTCGGGCGTGCGCCATGTGGGCATCGACGAGACCAGCGTCAAGCGGGGTCACCAGTACATCACCGTGGTGCATGATCTGGCGGCCAAGCGTCTGCTGTTCGCCTGCCCGGGCCGTGACCATCAAACCTTGGCGGCCTTCGCCGACGACCTGCGCGCGCATGGCGGCGATCCGGCCACGATCGAGCACGCCTGCATCGACATGAGCGCGGCCTACGCCAAGGGGATTGGCCAGTCGCTGCCCAACGCGCAGATCAGCTACGACCGCTTTCACGTCGTTGCGCTGGCCAATGCGGCGATGGATGAGGTGCGCCGTGAGGAGATGCGCAGTTCGGCGGCGGCGGTCCGCGAGGCGGTCGGCGCGCACAGCAAGAAGACCCTTCGCCAGTTGCTTTGGGGCATGCGAAAGGATGCGGCGAGTTGGACTCGCGCACAGTTCGAGGCGATGCACTGGCTGCAGCGCTCGAACCTGAAGAGCGCGCGGGCCTGGCGACTCAAGCAGGCCCTGCGGCTCGTCTACAGCGAGGCGCGTGACAGTAACAGCGAAGCGGTCGCCCTCGGGGCACTGACGAAGTGGATGAGTTGGGCTCGACGCTCGCGGCTGGAGCCGTTCAAGCGCCTGGCTGCCACGTTGAAGGAACATCTCGGTGGCGTCGTGCGCGGCATGCTCGACGCGCGCAGCAACGACTACGTCGAAGCGATGAATGGATTGCTGCAACAGGCCAAGACCGCCGCTCGAGGCTTCCGGGACCCCGAGAACTTCATCGCGATTGCCTACCTGCGCATGTCCAAGCTCGAACATCTACCGAACAACCCCTTGGTGCCGGCCATCCCCCGCCAGGGCAATCGCACCGACTTCGCATACGCCAATGCAATAACTCGTTAA
- a CDS encoding ISAs1 family transposase has protein sequence MKAGNVMPLTQVFVSISDPRSARHARHDLAELLTVAVCAVLSGVDDFVDIELWAEAKIDWLRGFMKLEHGIPSHDTIGRVFGLIAPDEFESAFRRWVGMVVPALAGDTVVAIDGKTSRRSGGKGKTDASPLHLVSAFAAGMGVVLGQTATAEKSNEITAIPELLAKLAIEGCVVTIDAMGTQTKIARTIRERGAHYVLCVKENHPNLHDSILFADIDPRGPLTPSSTHETTIKDHGRIEIRRCCAYAAIDRLYKSEDWQDLTSFAVVERIRTVGEHTSTERVFYISSLPADAERIARAVRSHWEVENRLHWCLDVQFNEDQSRVRSGYAANNFAIVRHIVMNLLRLNTTRRASIKSKRMLAATIDEFRAELLGVMT, from the coding sequence ATGAAGGCAGGAAACGTCATGCCGCTGACGCAGGTGTTCGTCTCGATTTCCGACCCGCGCAGCGCGCGGCATGCGCGCCACGACTTGGCCGAGTTGCTGACGGTGGCGGTATGCGCGGTGCTGTCGGGTGTCGACGACTTCGTCGACATCGAGCTGTGGGCCGAGGCCAAGATCGACTGGCTGCGAGGCTTCATGAAGCTTGAGCACGGCATCCCGTCTCACGACACGATCGGACGCGTGTTCGGCCTGATCGCGCCGGACGAGTTCGAGTCGGCGTTCCGGCGCTGGGTCGGCATGGTGGTACCGGCGCTGGCCGGAGATACGGTCGTGGCCATCGATGGGAAGACCAGCAGGCGCTCGGGCGGCAAGGGCAAGACCGACGCCAGCCCGTTGCACCTGGTGAGCGCGTTTGCGGCTGGCATGGGCGTCGTGCTGGGCCAGACGGCGACCGCTGAGAAGTCGAACGAGATCACCGCGATTCCCGAGCTGCTCGCCAAACTGGCGATCGAGGGCTGCGTGGTGACGATCGACGCAATGGGCACCCAGACCAAGATCGCCCGCACGATCCGCGAGCGCGGCGCGCATTACGTGCTGTGCGTGAAGGAGAACCATCCGAACCTGCACGATTCGATCCTGTTTGCCGACATCGATCCGCGAGGGCCGCTGACGCCGAGCTCGACCCATGAGACCACGATCAAGGACCACGGTCGCATCGAGATCCGTCGATGCTGCGCCTACGCCGCGATCGATCGCCTCTACAAGTCCGAGGACTGGCAGGATCTGACAAGCTTCGCGGTGGTCGAGCGCATTCGCACCGTGGGCGAACACACCAGCACCGAGCGCGTCTTCTACATCAGCAGCCTGCCCGCCGACGCCGAGCGCATCGCTCGGGCCGTACGCAGCCACTGGGAGGTGGAGAATCGGCTTCACTGGTGTCTGGATGTGCAGTTCAACGAGGATCAGTCACGGGTGCGCAGCGGCTATGCCGCCAACAATTTCGCCATCGTTCGTCACATCGTGATGAACCTGCTGCGGCTCAACACGACGCGCAGGGCGAGCATCAAGTCCAAGCGCATGCTGGCGGCGACGATTGACGAATTTCGTGCCGAGCTGCTTGGAGTTATGACATGA